Sequence from the Amaranthus tricolor cultivar Red isolate AtriRed21 chromosome 1, ASM2621246v1, whole genome shotgun sequence genome:
gttatattagtatataattagtatattattactcctattaggcatctaattaataataataataataataataataataaaatagtaataattaataaatagtaataattaataaCTCATCATCTCAAATAATAAAGTTTTACCGACTAAATTCCGATTTTCGGTCGGAAAATGGTCGGTGAATTCCGACGAAAATTCAGTCGGAAAataattaatggtaaatttctctttttttctaatttaaaattcCGACCAAAAATTAGTTCAGTAACAATTTAGTCGAAAATTCCAACTAACGCCTGTTAGTTGGAAAGTCAGTCGGTAATTTCAGTTTGGGGTTAGTCGGTGGATTTTAGTCGAAAAGTTGTCTTTTTTTAGTGACATATCATTTTAcctgtttttcttaatttttccacTAAATGTCATTGGGGCAAGACTAGTGGGACAAATAGAGTACAAACTTTTACAAAGACTAAAAAGTTACATGAAGGCCTATTCATAAAATCTATTGTTAGCGATTGTTGTTGGCCGCAGTTATTGTTTGGTTTAACCAACTGAAATATTAACTGATATGCTAGCTGTGATCGCTAGTTGTTTAAGCCAGCTAACCTGTTATGAAGTGTTTAGTAAAATTGAGTACTTTTTGATTATTCGCTTAAAActatttatcaaatatattttttttgtattttaacagtttgatcaactaaaaagccgataaaaaaaaaaactaagataAAAGGCATTTGCTTACTCCTTTACTATTATATCAAACTACTCTACCTTGACTAAAAACCTGAAGGATTAGAAATTCATCATCCCaaagtccaaaaataaatttacagcTTGCATATCTACATTATTATGCAGAAGAATTTCCCTCTCCTAAATACTGCATTGGCCATTGAGATAAGAAGGCATCATTTGTCCTTTTGTCTTTTTATACTAACTAGACTACATAATTCCTATATGTAAAAGGGGAGGGAGCAAGGGAACTAATTATtccaataaaaattaagaattaaacTAATGTCACAATTTCACAAAAGTAAAAGAGAAAACACAAGTCCCAACCAATAGATTAATCTATTATTTTcccatttgtcatttttaatatgctttgttttcattttatagatagatatattACCCATTTAGCTACTTCCTCCTATTTATCCAAAGTATCAAttgactttttactattttttagatGGTCGAATAGATCAcatataaaagagaaaaaatgttgtgttttttaaattttgataagGGTAAAGTGAATCTAGTAAATGTAAAtgcgtgaaaaaaaaaagtttagtaATGGTAAATTGGTAAAGTTAACTTATCCAATATAGAGTTGAAACATTTAGATGACTTGACTCAATAAGAAAATGGAACATATGTCTTATTTCATAGTCTCATTTGTAAAGTCAACATatccaaaatagaaatataacACTTAGGGTAAATAGAAggtgtttcggtaatgaaacgagaaagtgcaaaagacacttaaaatacctggagataggtgtaaTCGGGAACAACTGTCAATCTTATGATCCTcccgctgatgagacctcaaatcctgcaatacaacgttagccttgttcTGGGGTGGTTTCCCGGAAAATCCCTCCGATGCTCAATTCAGATCGGAAAACAGAAAGTAATtaatatatgataattaatgaatgcaagattaacggattataggatgagttcagattaTGAAGAAATATTTGGTTAAGTATAGATTGTAAGTAGGTGGGCGGTGTATTTATGCGGAGTAACGGTAAGAATATCAAAGCTTAGTCGGGTGCAAATGATGTATGCaatatgtatttataatggtagaatagAGGTTGGATAGTGAAttaatgtgggaatcatgggtatgataggtgagtggtaggttatagtgagtagtgggtagttattttaagaagttattggaCTGAGGTAGGTGATTTAgagtttgactaaataaattatgggtttatttatttgacccataacaggaggaagtataatttatttatgcACATAAACCCACTTTTTATTTCAGTCTCATTTACAAGGTCAATATTGTTTTTCATTCGATGTTTTCACTTATTTTTATGTCTTATTCTTTCACtaataattttacatttaaaatataaatatccaAATAATATAGCAACAAATGAGTACATTTTCCATCTCAATAAGCCAATTTCATAGGACTTTTGGaaatatttgcaattctaattttcacttaaaaaaagaaaaaagtcaatagatttttttttcatcaaaaaacaatatcaatataattttatatttttataggaaaaaattgtattaattaaaAAGAACTTTTTTATCAAAAAGTATTGAGAATAATGTTTTTGTCAAATAGTACATAGGAAatacattttgttttttaaaaaaaaaatacctactAATGAATTTCATCCAAATTTCCATTAGCTTAATCATGTGCAACTCAAGTTGTTTTTTTCGACCTACAAAATTTCTTAAAGCTTGAAGGTTTTCAACCCACGAAACCTCTTCAAGCTACTACTTTAAggtaatttatcattttaatatttttatttttttcttctcgTAAAACACCGGTGATGGTATTTAAGGGTTTAGTTCTTTTTTCTAAATGGTTctctactaattttattttggtttttcaATTGTAGGTTATATAACCCAATTGTAGATCACAACACTGTCATCtaaatactaaaataatttcTATTCATATATcaagttttgtttttgatattttatgtgtttggaactactaatttttattgatttaggTTTTTAGGGTAGActgaaaaaaagtcaaattacCTGCAATTGTAGGTTACCAACAACTTCAAGAATGCCGGAAGAAAATACTCCataaatgttttattatttatgatttattaaaaaattgatattataatagataaaaaattaaaatattatattaatcgtGATAATTTATTTTTCGAATATTTTacgatataccactgagtttcttcgaaattcaatatataccacacaaaatgtttcaattcaccatataccattgagtttttgtccgttagcacagaataccattaatgacaactgtaGTCAGTGTGAAGTTGAGATTGTTATACAAAGTGAAGAGTTTAGCGATGGAGCAATTACATGGTGGGTTTGCTGAAATGATAAAGTCCACAAATCCTGAGTCTTATGCTCTGGTTACATGGACTAACAGTTTGCAATTTAAGGCCTGTTTCATATCTTTTGCAGCTCAAGTGAGAGGATTCTTAGGTGGTTGTAGACCTATCATAGGAATAGATGGTGCACATTTAAGTGGGTATTACAAAGGGGTTATGCTCACTGCAGTTGCAATAGATGGGAATAATGAGATCTTTGTGTTAGCCTATGGGATTGTTGACACAGAGAACATAGAATCCCGGACTTATTTTTTCAGAAACTTGAGGTGCTTGTTTGCTCAGTATGAATCTCAGAAAGATGACTGGACTTTTATTAGTGACCGGATGAGGGTAAGTTTCTTATTTGTCTTTAATTTGAGATTATAAAGCTGTTTATTAACTTAGTCTTGTTTTTTGGGGGGTTGAATCAGCATTGTTTGAGGTGTTCCCAAGAGCTACAAGGAGAATATGCTGCCAGCATTTGTACTCAAATTGCAAGGTTACAGGATGGAGTGGGGCAGCATTTCATAAGATGTTTTGGATTGCGGCAAATGTCTACAATGAGTACGTTTTTGAAAAAGCTATGTCCAAGATAAAAGAGTTTGATGcagcagcatatgactatctcaaAAATGTAGAAGAGCAGTGGAGTGTGCACATGCTTGACAGGACAGTTTTTTGTGATCATAACACAACAAACTTCGTAGAGTCATTCAATGCAATAACAAAGGTCAACAGGGACATGCCTGTGTTGACATTGCTGGAAGGTAAATTTGTGTCCCTGTTTTGctcatttaaatgcaaaaaaattgttgttgcttactgtgatttttttttttgttttttgaataattaagatGTCAGGAATTGGTGCATGAAAAGGATGGGTTCCAGGTTCGATAAAGCAGTAAGCATGGAACCTAATGATCTAACAGAGCATGCAAAGGGGGTGCTGGCGACTAGGACTGATGATTCTAGGTTCTGCCATGTCACTACAGCTGGTGGTGGAGAGTTTGAGGTCGGGGATGGCCATGTCAAGTTCCTTGTCACCcttggaaatatgacttgtgGGTGTGGGAAATGGCAAGGATTAGGGATCCCTTGCAAGCATGGGCTAAGGGGTCATTTACAACCAGAGACATGATCCTAGGGACTTTGTCTCACCTTTCTACAAGGGGGCTGCTTACAAACTCACTTATGGAGACCACATCCACCCCATGGCTGATCCAACTCACTGGCCTTCACTAGATGTGCCAGAAATTGCGGCAGACCACCTAAGCAAAGGAGAAGAGCTGCTCATGAAGCCAAAAAAGGAAAGAGGCATAAGAATAACAAATACAG
This genomic interval carries:
- the LOC130826431 gene encoding uncharacterized protein LOC130826431; the encoded protein is MTTVVSVKLRLLYKVKSLAMEQLHGGFAEMIKSTNPESYALVTWTNSLQFKACFISFAAQVRGFLGGCRPIIGIDGAHLSGYYKGVMLTAVAIDGNNEIFVLAYGIVDTENIESRTYFFRNLRCLFAQYESQKDDWTFISDRMRVTGWSGAAFHKMFWIAANVYNEYVFEKAMSKIKEFDAAAYDYLKNVEEQWSVHMLDRTVFCDHNTTNFVESFNAITKVNRDMPVLTLLEDVRNWCMKRMGSRFDKAVSMEPNDLTEHAKGVLATRTDDSRFCHVTTAGGGEFEVGDGHVKFLVTLGNMTCGCGKWQGLGIPCKHGLRGHLQPET